Part of the Terriglobales bacterium genome is shown below.
CGTTCACCGCGCTCGGCGTCCCATCTTCGCCCGAGACCCGAGCCCTCGTCATCGGCATGCGCGCGATTGCGGCACTCGGCCTGGTCGCAATCCCGCTCAACTACGCCGTCCTGAAGCGGCTGCTCGCGATGGTCGAGACGGTGCGGAGCGGCGACCCGTTCGTCACGGCGAACGCCTACCGCCTGCAGGCCATCGCCTGGATGCTGCTCGCTCTCCAGCTGCTCAGCCTGGTCATAGGAGGAATTGGCAAGGCGATTTCGACGCCCGCCCACCCGCTTCATCTCAATGCCGGCTTTTCCCCCAGCGGCTGGCTGGCTGTTTTCCTGACCTTCGTTCTCGCCCGGGTTTTCGTTCAAGGGACGCTGATGCGTGAAGACCTCGAAGGGACGGTGTGACATGGCAATCGTCGTCAAGCTCGACGATCTGCTGTACGCGAGGCGGATGACCCTGACCGAGCTGGCCGAGACGATCGATATCACGCTCGCCAACCTCTCGATCCTCAAGACCGGCAAGGCGCGTGCGATCCGATTCTCGACGCTCGAGGCCATTTGCGCGGCCCTGTCTTGCCAGCCCGGGGATCTTCTGGAGTTTCGGCCCGACTCCGCATGACTTTGGAGGCTGCCATGGCTTCGACTGCTACAAAGGCGCGCGCCCACAGCGATGTTTCGCTGGCGCGGCTGTATGTGCTCCGCGCCACCTACCTGCTGCTGATCGTCGGCCTCGGCGCGACCAACCTGCCGGTGCTCATCAGCCACGACCTAACATCGCGCGGGGTGATCCCCGGCCTGCTTGGCGGGATATGGCTGCTGGCCTTCCTCGGCTTGCGCTATCCCGTGCAGATGCTGCCGCTGCTGCTGTTCGAGTTCTCCTGGAAGACTATCTGGCTCCTCGCGTTTGGGTTACCGCAATGGTCCACCGGCCAAACGCCCCCGACCTGGCCCGGGGACTTTCAGGCCATCACCGCTGGCGTCATCCTGATGCCGATCGTCATCCCCTGGGGTTACGTCTATCGCCACTACATCAAGCAGCCGTCCGAGCGCTGGCGTTGAGCCCCTGGGATTCAGAAAAGGGTGAAAGCTCGGAACTCCACCGCCAGCGGTTGACAACCGTGAGACGCACCATCCGCTATAATGCTGGGGAAGCACATTCTTCCCGCCTGCACCCCTGCATCTCCGGAGAGGTGGCCGAGTGGCTGAAGGCGGCGGTTTGCTAAACCGTTATACGGGCTAACACCTGTATCGAGGGTTCGAATCCCTCCCTCTCCGCCATTTCAATCACCTGCGAGGAAGTAGCCGGGCCTGAAATCGGTGCCGCAAAAGCCTCCTGTGGGGACTTTTGTGGGGACCCCGGACCCTTCTCCTGCCCGGCATTGAAACGTTCCAGCTTCCGTATCGCGTCGCGCTTGTGCTCTGGCGTCGGGTGGACGTATCTCATGGTGGTCGAGATATGGGAGTGCCCCATCAACTCCTTGAGAGTCGGCAGGTCTACTCCCGCCATTGCCAAGCGTGACCCGAACGTGTGACGGAGATCGTACAGGCGGAACCGTGGTTGAATACCAGCTTCCTTCAGGGCTGCCTCGTGCTGCCTCTGGACCGAGCCGAGCGGCCTTGTGGGGTCGCCCTGGCTTGGGAAGAGCAAGGGACCCTCCGTCGCGTCCAACCTCCGCGCCAGAACTTCCACTGCCGCGTCGGTCAACGGGACATTGCGTCGGGCGAACCTCGTCTTCCCGTTCGGCACAAAGACATAGCGCCGGTCGAGGTGCACATTCTCATGCTTGGTTCGGAACACCTCTTCCGGGCGCATGCCAGTCTCCAAAATCAGCACTGCGACATCCCTGAGTAACGGTTGTGCTGCTGCCACGTACCGCTGCTGCTCTTCGTGGGAGACCACCCGCATGCAGCCAGGGCCTTCCGGTAGGAACTTGACTCCCAGCACTGGGTTACGCCCCATGTGCCCCTGCCGGATAGCGAGATTCAGCATGAACCGAAGAGCCGCCAGGTCCCGATTGGTGCCTGCCGGTGAAATCTCGCTTGCCCTGGCCAGTTTGAACTTCTCCACTTGACCCGAAGAGACGGCATCCAGCGACAATCTCCCGAAAAACGCAATCAACGGCTTGGAACTGACCTTGTACCGCTTGTGCGTGTTGGGATGCGCCGCATGCTGCTTCTCGGACCAGGGTAGGAACTCGTTCACGACGAAACTCTCAAAGGTAGGGCACGCCTTTCGCTGGACGATACCAGCCCGACCCTCCGCTAGTTCCGCCTTGCAGATGGCCTCTGCGCGAAGCGCAGCCGTCTTGTTATTGAGCCCAGTTGACTGTCTGAAGCGTTGTCCCTGGAACCAGAAGTCGTACCAGTAGACCCCGCCCCGCTTGTAGACGCTCATTCCTGCCTCCTTTCTTGCGGATCGGAGACAGAAACCCTGCAACCCCGCAGGTAAGCTTGAACGTCGGAGAGATCGTATCGGACCCGTCGTCCGATTTTCAAATACGGGATGCCCCGCCGCTGCGAACGCCATTGCGCCAGCGTTTCGATGGAAAGGCCCGTCAGGTCCGAGACCTGCTCGGCTGAGAGCAGGCTGGGTGAGCCGTTGACTGGGATTGGCAAGGGCTTCATTTCGCCTGGGACTCGCCCGGGTTCTTGTTTTGCTGCCCGATAATTGCGACCAAGACGACGGCGATCCCTACGAAAAACAGTATTCCCAAGAATGTGATCTTCATTTTCCACGCTCCAGTTTCACGACTCCCCCACACCCCTTCTCTGGGCACCTGCAACCGGAAAGCTCACCGTCAAACCAACTCGTTTCCAGTAGCTCCGGGGTGATCCAAAACTTCCTGCCGCACTTAGGGCACTCCTTCCGGTAGCGCCGCTCCATCTTCGCCAGCCGGTCAAAGGCATTTCCGGATTCACCCTGCGCCACCAGCGCATTGAAGCGGTCAATACCGCTGGGGCTGCGCACAAACATCTGCACCCCACAGGGATCACAGACCACGTAGGGTTTGCGTTTCTTGCTTTCCCGCACGTCCAGGCCTGCCCCGCAGACGGGACAGGGGAACCGGAGTTTCGATCCAGATTGCATCGGCATATAGTTAACAGAATCTTGCTGTAGTATTAGAGCAGGGTTGGTCGCGTTGTGTCAAGCCGTAGAACGCGTAATCTTGCAATAAGTAACAGGCTGAGCTATGCTGTGGGCATGCCATCCCAGTTCGGCGCGTACATGCGAACGTTACGGAAGCAGAGGGGACTGACTCTGAAGCAGGTGGAGAAGGCTGCCCAGGTCTCCAACGCATACGTCTCTCAGATTGAACGGGGCATCAGGAAGCCTCCCCATCCCGATATCCTCAACCGGCTGGCCGCGCTCTACCAGGTGCCAGTGCGGGAGCTGATGGTACAGGCGGGGTATCTGCCCGATGAGGCGGAGATGGAGAAAAAGCGGCGCATCGAGCGGGCATACGAGCATGTCCTCTCCGATCCTAACTACCGCCACGGGACCCGGCTCAAGGCGGCCCACCTCTCCCTGGACGCCAAGCGCTTTATCGTCGAAATGTACGAGAAGGTGACCGGTAGAACGCTCCTGGAGAGCAGCTAAAGCCTTGGAACCGGAAATCACCATCGAGCCTCCCTTGACGCTTCGCGGCTTCTGCGAAGCGGTGGTCACAAACCATTCCGCAAAGTGGCCCCCGGACGAACACACCCTTGCAGACGAGTTCGTCTCCTTTTTCCGGGTGGAAGGAGCGTTGGAGTTCAAGGACCTGGAGCAATTCTGCCGGGATCTCGGCGTGGGCGTTTCGGTCCAGAAGCTTCCTAGGGAGTTCCGGGGCCACAACCACCGCTACGAGGGGAAGAGGGAGATCATTGTCGGAGAGGTTACAACGACGGCGTTTCCCGGTACCCGGGAGCACACCCTGTTTCACGAATTGCGGGAGCTTATCGAGTATGAGTTCCGGGAAATGGGCTGTCCGGTCGCAAGCAGCTTCGTCGACATGGAAGCGCGGGCGGAGAGCTTTGCCGGTGCCGTGCGAGCCTATGGAGCAATCAAGAGCTGGCAACCGCTGTTAGAGGGCATCGGGGAGATTAAGTCCGGTTGGGGTAAGTTCGTGGCGATTCTGCTGGTGAGCGCACTGCTGATTGTGTGGGCTTTCCCTCTAATGATGCTGCCCCATTGGGAAGATCGCCTGCCCGGCTAGCCCCGCGTTACGAACGTACGTAACGTTATGGTCCTGTTCCGCTGCCGCCCAAGGCAAACTTAACCAACGCGATCTGACTGGCCGGCAGTGGCGACCACTAGGGCTGGACTGCGCATTGAGAAGGACCGTGGCCAACTCTCAGCACGATGTCCTTCCCTTGGGCCCGGATTTCCTTCACGGATGCGACGGTGAACGTTTGTCTTGTCAACGCACCGTCGTAAAGGACGACGAACGTCATGGGGGAGTCGAGCAGTTCGACATGTGCCTCACCCCGGGAGTTTGCCTTAATGCTGGTGGTTTGGAGCCTTCTTTGTCTCCCAGCAAGTGCCGCGCCACTGCGCGTGAGAGTTCTCTTTCGCGGCGGCGACCCTTTCCCGGGCGCGTTGGTGGTTGTGAAGTCACTCGAAGGCGGAGGCGAAGTACTCCGCGCACTGGGTGACGCTAGCGGAATGGTCCCTTACCTGGAGGTAAGGCCGGGTCTATACCAGGCAATTGCGACTTGTCCAATATACCAGTGCTCCGTGTTGGCGTCGGCATCACGCACGAGTACTCTTGCTGTACTCGTCCCTCACATCCCGTTGCGTGCTGACGAAAGCTGCTCCACTCCCAGTCTTCTGGGCGCGCACACAATCCGCGCTTGACCGGATTGCCGTGAATATAGCGAAGCTTCTCGACAAACTGGCGATAGGTTCGGATATTGAGATTCTGCCGGGCGATAGCAGGA
Proteins encoded:
- a CDS encoding DUF2975 domain-containing protein, with amino-acid sequence MMNHSAALPLTWLALRILVVLNWLSGAAILALLICSIAYEQWTFTALGVPSSPETRALVIGMRAIAALGLVAIPLNYAVLKRLLAMVETVRSGDPFVTANAYRLQAIAWMLLALQLLSLVIGGIGKAISTPAHPLHLNAGFSPSGWLAVFLTFVLARVFVQGTLMREDLEGTV
- a CDS encoding helix-turn-helix transcriptional regulator, coding for MAIVVKLDDLLYARRMTLTELAETIDITLANLSILKTGKARAIRFSTLEAICAALSCQPGDLLEFRPDSA
- a CDS encoding helix-turn-helix transcriptional regulator, with amino-acid sequence MPSQFGAYMRTLRKQRGLTLKQVEKAAQVSNAYVSQIERGIRKPPHPDILNRLAALYQVPVRELMVQAGYLPDEAEMEKKRRIERAYEHVLSDPNYRHGTRLKAAHLSLDAKRFIVEMYEKVTGRTLLESS